In one window of Mus pahari chromosome 3, PAHARI_EIJ_v1.1, whole genome shotgun sequence DNA:
- the Disp2 gene encoding protein dispatched homolog 2, with protein MAPEASPERSCSLHTCPLEDPTGAPVPPPTVSTLQAIDPTSPLTAGHFAFPRAPQDYQEGSSLLGLGDQASLCAHVSNLSTSIDTSQHDGIWKPPSVQRHVVSVRQERTFRMPKSYSHMIADWPVAVILGCLAFIFLCTLAGLLGSPPLDFSEPLLGFEPRDTEIGRRLEVWKAMQALTGPKNLLSLSPDPEMNSSSLLSTLSPAAWGRAEESVVRTKRMVGPVEVKEEENFFCGRPEKSHAKLVFVSTSGGSLWNLQAIHSMCRIEQEQIRSHISFGALCQRSAANECCPSWSLGNYLAVLSNRSSCQDTTQADTDRTLALLRFCATYYHRGVLVPACVGSGQDKPPFCAQVPAKCTGSNVVYEFLHYLLDRDFLSPQTADYQVPSLKFALLFLPIIKTSSLLDIYLDGLGDPVKVSDNYTSISGMDLGLKPRLLKYYLAEDTMYPLLALVIIFFGMSLYLRSLFITFMSLIGVLGSLMVAYFLYHVAFRMAYFPFVNLASLLLLSGVCVNYTLIFLDMWRLSRGQVPSGGMPHRVGRTMHHFGYLLLVSGLTTSAAFYGSYLSRLPAVRCFALFMGTAVLVHMGLTLLWLPATVVLHERYLAHGCVAQAHGQRGGSDPLRLLLALHRRIRIFRKIISILSRLLFQRLLPCGVIKFRYIWICWFAALAAGGAYIGGVSPRLQLPILLPLGGQFFRSSHPFERFDAEYRQQFLFEDLPPNEGGNLPVVLVWGILPVVTSDPLDPRTNSSVVSDPDFSPSSPEAQEWLLALCHGAQNQSFFGDQPEGWPTLCLVEALQQWMESPSCGRLGPDLCCGQSEFPWAPQLYLHCLKMMALEQSPDGTRDLGLRFDTHGNLAALVLKFQTNLPYSTEYGPVHHFYTEISRWLSTEMSKAPPGLNQGWFTSNLELYSLQHSLSTEPAVVLGLALALAFATLLLSTWNVPLSLFSVAAVAGTVLLTVGLLVLLEWQLNTAEALFLSASVGLSVDLTINYCISYHLCPHPDRLSRVAFSLRQISRATAMTTGVLFASGVIMLPSTILLYRKLGIIVMMVKFLGCGFASFFFQSLCCFFGPEKNCGQILWPCAHLPWDAGTEDPDEKGRAGPPGFSEHYELQPLARRRSPSFDTSTATSKLSHRPSILSEDLQIHDGSCCLQHAQAPVSPRDLLLDHQTVFSQCPALQTSSPYKQAGPTPQTWIRQDSQGQKTEPLQALPEGPVHCPKPKVEDLPDGLCSSASTLEGLSVSDDTCASEHSVRVPDSVGTSPEVMNGTGHPILERGQLNGKRDTLWLALKETIYDPNLPNSHHSSLSWKGRGGPGDISPVMLPNSQPDLPDVWLRRPSTYTSGYSS; from the exons ATGGCTCCCGAGGCAAGCCCAGAAAGAAGCTGCTCCCTCCACACCTGTCCCCTTGAAGACCCAACCGGTGCTCCGGTACCACCACCAACAGTGTCCACGCTCCAGGCTATAGACCCGACGAGTCCGTTAACAGCTGGTCATTTTGCCTTTCCGAGAGCACCTCAAGACTATCAAGAAGGAAGTTCATTACTAGGGTTAGGAGACCAAGCATCTCTATGTGCCCATGTCTCCAACCTCAGCACTTCCATAGACACCTCTCAGCATGATGGGATCTGGAAGCCACCTTCTGTGCAGCGCCACGTGGTCAGTGTCAG GCAGGAACGCACTTTCCGGATGCCGAAGAG CTATTCTCATATGATTGCTGACTGGCCAGTGGCTGTGATCCTGGGGTGTCTGGCCTTCATCTTCCTCTGTACCCTAGCTGGGCTGTTGGGAAGCCCGCCACTTGACTTTTCTGAGCCTTTACTG GGTTTTGAGCCTCGAGACACAGAGATAGGCCGACGGCTAGAAGTTTGGAAAGCCATGCAGGCCCTCACTGGCCCCAAGaatctgctttctctttccccagaCCCTGAGATGAACAG CTCAAGTCTCCTTAGCACCCTGAGCCCTGCAGCCTGGGGCAGGGCCGAGGAAAGCGTGGTCCGGACCAAGAGGATGGTGGGGCCCGTGGAAGTCAAAGAAGAAGAGAACTTCTTTTGTGGCCGCCCTG AGAAGAGCCATGCGAAGCTGGTGTTTGTGTCCACCTCTGGGGGAAGCCTGTGGAACCTGCAAGCCATCCATTCCATGTGTCGCATAGAACAGGAGCAG ATTCGCTCTCACATCAGCTTTGGGGCTCTGTGCCAGCGATCAGCAGCCAATGAGTGCTGCCCCAGCTGGTCCCTGGGCAACTATCTGGCCGTGCTGTCTAACCGCTCCTCCTGCCAAGACACTACCCAAGCTGATACTGACCGCACACTGGCCCTGCTACGGTTCTGTGCCACCTACTACCATCGTGGTGTCCTGGTGCCTGCTTGTGTGGGGTCTGGGCAGGACAAACCCCCGTTTTGTGCCCAAGTTCCCGCCAAGTGTACCGGAAGCAACGTTGTCTATGAATTCCTCCACTACCTTCTAGACAGAGACTTTCTGAGTCCCCAGACTGCGGATTACCAGGTGCCCTCCCTCAAGTTCGCCCTGCTCTTCCTGCCCATTATAAAGACCTCCTCTCTTCTAGACATCTACCTGGACGGCCTAGGTGACCCAGTTAAAGTCTCCGACAACTACACATCCATCAGTGGCATGGACTTGGGCCTCAAGCCCAGACTGCTGAAGTACTACCTagctgaagacaccatgtaccCCTTGCTAGCCCTGGTTATCATCTTCTTTGGCATGTCCCTCTACCTGCGCTCACTCTTCATCACGTTCATGTCACTTATAGGGGTGCTGGGCTCCCTAATGGTGGCCTACTTTCTTTACCATGTGGCATTCCGCATGGCCTACTTCCCCTTTGTCAATCTAGCGTCTCTCCTTCTGCTTAGTGGCGTCTGTGTCAATTACACGCTCATCTTCTTGGATATGTGGCGCCTCAGCAGGGGCCAGGTGCCTTCTGGGGGCATGCCACACCGTGTGGGCCGTACCATGCACCATTTTGGCTACCTGCTCCTGGTCTCAGGTCTCACCACCAGCGCAGCCTTCTACGGCAGCTACCTGAGCCGCCTGCCCGCAGTGCGTTGCTTTGCTCTTTTCATGGGCACCGCAGTACTAGTGCACATGGGGCTCACACTGCTCTGGCTTCCCGCCACCGTGGTGCTCCATGAGCGCTACCTGGCTCACGGCTGTGTGGCCCAAGCGCACGGCCAGAGGGGTGGCAGCGACCCCCTGAGGCTGTTGCTGGCGTTGCACAGACGGATCCGTATTTTTCGCAAGATTATTTCCATCCTCTCGCGCCTGCTGTTCCAGCGCCTGCTGCCCTGTGGTGTCATTAAGTTTCGGTACATCTGGATCTGCTGGTTCGCGGCGTTGGCGGCAGGGGGCGCCTACATCGGCGGCGTCAGCCCTCGCCTGCAACTGCCCATTCTATTGCCACTTGGAGGCCAGTTCTTCCGGTCTAGCCATCCCTTTGAACGCTTTGACGCAGAGTACCGCCAGCAGTTCCTGTTCGAGGATCTGCCTCCAAACGAGGGCGGCAACTTGCCAGTGGTTCTGGTGTGGGGAATCCTGCCAGTGGTCACTAGTGATCCCCTGGACCCTCGCACCAACAGCTCAGTGGTAAGCGATCCTGACTTCTCGCCTAGCAGCCCCGAGGCCCAGGAGTGGCTTCTGGCTCTCTGCCACGGAGCCCAGAATCAGAGCTTCTTTGGAGACCAGCCAGAGGGCTGGCCCACGCTGTGTTTAGTGGAAGCTCTGCAGCAGTGGATGGAGAGCCCCAGCTGTGGCCGCCTGGGTCCCGATCTATGCTGCGGCCAATCAGAATTCCCCTGGGCCCCCCAGCTTTACCTGCACTGTCTCAAGATGATGGCTCTGGAGCAAAGTCCTGATGGCACACGTGACCTGGGACTCCGCTTCGATACTCATGGCAACCTGGCAGCTCTAGTTCTAAAGTTCCAGACCAACTTACCCTACAGTACAGAATACGGCCCAGTCCACCACTTCTACACTGAAATCAGCCGCTGGCTGTCAACTGAGATGAGCAAGGCACCTCCTGGCCTCAACCAGGGTTGGTTCACCAGCAACTTGGAGCTGTACAGCTTGCAGCATAGTCTAAGCACAGAGCCAGCTGTCGTGCTTGGTCTGGCCCTGGCACTAGCCTTTGCCACACTGCTGCTGAGCACCTGGAATGTCCCCCTCAGCCTGTTTTCTGTGGCTGCGGTGGCTGGCACGGTTCTGCTCACGGTGGGCTTGCTGGTTCTTCTTGAGTGGCAACTCAACACTGCCgaagctctctttctctctgcctctgtgggccTCTCTGTAGACTTAACCATTAACTACTGCATCTCCTATCACTTGTGCCCACACCCGGACCGCCTGAGCCGTGTGGCCTTCTCCTTACGTCAGATCAGCCGGGCCACGGCGATGACGACTGGAGTGTTGTTTGCCTCTGGTGTGATCATGCTGCCTTCCACTATACTGCTCTATCGGAAGCTGGGCATCATCGTCATGATGGTCAAGTTCCTTGGCTGTGGCTTTGCCAGCTTCTTCTTCCAGTCCCTGTGCTGTTTCTTCGGGCCAGAGAAGAACTGTGGGCAGATCCTCTGGCCCTGCGCCCATCTGCCGTGGGATGCAGGGACTGAGGATCCTGATGAGAAGGGGCGAGCGGGGCCACCAGGATTCTCCGAACACTATGAGTTGCAACCCCTGGCGCGGCGCCGGAGTCCCAGCTTCGACACCAGCACAGCCACCAGCAAGCTTTCCCATCGGCCTTCCATACTCTCTGAAGACTTGCAGATACATGATGGCAGCTGCTGCCTCCAGCATGCCCAAGCCCCTGTCTCCCCAAGGGATCTGCTCCTGGACCACCAGACAGTCTTCAGCCAGTGCCCAGCCCTGCAGACCTCCTCTCCATATAAGCAGGCTGGCCCCACCCCCCAAACCTGGATCAGGCAAGATTCCCAGGGACAGAAAACTGAGCCCCTGCAGGCACTGCCAGAAGGCCCTGTCCACTGCCCTAAGCCCAAAGTGGAAGACCTCCCCGATGGTCTGTGCTCCTCGGCCAGCACCCTGGAGGGACTCAGCGTCTCAGATGACACCTGTGCCTCTGAGCACAGTGTCCGTGTGCCAGATTCTGTGGGCACCTCTCCAGAAGTCATGAATGGCACTGGACACCCCATACTTGAGCGGGGCCAGCTGAACGGGAAGCGTGACACCCTCTGGCTGGCGCTGAAGGAGACCATCTATGACCCAAACTTGCCCAATTCTCACCACAGCAGCTTATCCTGGAAGGGCCGTGGAGGGCCAGGCGATATCAGCCCTGTGATGCTTCCCAACAGCCAGCCAGATCTTCCAGATGTTTGGCTCCGTAGGCCCAGCACCTACACCTCTGGCTACAGCAGTTGA